A genome region from Coffea arabica cultivar ET-39 chromosome 7e, Coffea Arabica ET-39 HiFi, whole genome shotgun sequence includes the following:
- the LOC113702277 gene encoding uncharacterized protein yields the protein MKIELLKSASQNQLGSPTTGMHLGKFYQSSATTNYLYGISEPPELGSSSKSAASTDPIFLNPYIVASTSSISLAGNPVRDSGSIASVAVPEFTPANGSSLSNPLQKRSSMDAMREMIFRIAMMQPIHIDPESVKPPRRKNVKMSKDPQSVAARHRRERISEKIRILQRLVPGGTKMDTASMLDEAAHYLKFLKKQVQSLEQTANNRPLNNAGIPMMMATSAVDYSNLVKGCQHQSVRLGSIQMLT from the coding sequence ATGAAGATAGAGCTCCTCAAATCAGCTTCACAAAATCAATTAGGATCACCAACAACGGGGATGCACCTTGGCAAGTTCTACCAATCTTCTGCGACTACTAATTATCTGTATGGTATTTCCGAGCCACCGGAACTCGGATCATCTAGTAAAAGTGCCGCAAGTACTGATCCAATATTTCTAAATCCATATATTGTTGCTTCAACATCGTCCATCTCACTCGCGGGCAACCCTGTTCGAGATTCAGGCAGCATTGCTTCTGTAGCAGTTCCAGAATTTACACCTGCAAATGGATCATCATTGTCGAATCCATTGCAGAAAAGAAGCTCCATGGATGCGATGAGAGAAATGATTTTCCGCATAGCAATGATGCAGCCGATTCACATTGACCCTGAATCGGTAAAGCCACCGAGAAGAAAGAATGTGAAGATGTCCAAGGACCCTCAAAGTGTGGCAGCTAGGCACCGGAGGGAACGGATTAGTGAGAAGATCAGAATTCTGCAGAGACTTGTTCCAGGAGGGACTAAAATGGACACGGCTTCTATGTTGGACGAGGCGGCTCATTACCTTAAGTTTTTAAAAAAGCAAGTGCAATCCCTGGAGCAAACTGCAAATAATAGGCCACTGAATAATGCTGGAATTCCGATGATGATGGCGACATCAGCTGTAGATTATTCTAACTTGGTAAAAGGATGCCAGCATCAGTCTGTTCGCCTGGGCTCTATACAAATGCTTACTTGA
- the LOC113701216 gene encoding protein RALF-like 34, which translates to MDSSKCCYLWFWACSFLLILTSKSLVLHRVLAQPEEAATLQLKADSSEWPAGMMSLYDAADDVVGDNDDDMEMDEDAVSSSRRSLFWRRVRYYISYAALSANRIPCPPRSGRSYYTHHCYFASGPVHPYNRGCSAITRCRR; encoded by the coding sequence ATGGATAGCTCCAAATGCTGCTACCTTTGGTTTTGGGCTTGCAGTTTTCTCCTCATCCTCACGTCCAAGTCACTCGTACTTCATAGAGTTTTAGCTCAACCTGAGGAAGCTGCCACTTTACAGCTCAAAGCTGATTCCTCGGAATGGCCAGCGGGGATGATGTCCCTCTACGACGCTGCGGATGATGTAGTCGGAGACAATGACGACGACATGGAAATGGACGAGGATGCCGTGTCTAGTTCCAGGAGATCGCTGTTTTGGCGGAGAGTGAGGTACTACATTTCATACGCGGCCCTGTCGGCGAATAGGATCCCCTGTCCCCCTCGCTCCGGCAGGTCCTACTACACCCATCACTGCTATTTCGCCAGCGGCCCAGTCCACCCTTATAACCGAGGTTGCTCCGCCATCACCCGTTGCCGCAGATAA
- the LOC113701843 gene encoding mitogen-activated protein kinase kinase kinase 20-like: protein MEWVRGDILGHGSFGTVSLAKPGSSRSSCHNIPELMAVKSCGVSSSASLLNEKEVLDGFKDCPEIIQCYGDGHSFENGEKLYNVFLEYASGGTLADKLNNSCDHRLPEDEVRRYTRGILRGLRRVHENGFVHCDIKLQNILLGQDGAVKIGDFGLAKKDAEEKVGCELRGTPLYMSPEMVAGGDQSSPADIWALGCLVAEMFTGVPAWRCSDVAALLMRIGVGDEVPEIPGKLSEEGKDFVGKCFVKDPKERWTAEMLLDHPFVCDHDDRGTVTFKEVPSTSPRSAFDFPDWVSQQSSLTFSITSLSAPESQSWVDGPELNTFDGSWSNSPAKRLQGLVNDHQLEWFGSDDWITVR, encoded by the coding sequence ATGGAGTGGGTTCGCGGAGATATTCTTGGTCATGGGAGCTTTGGTACTGTGAGTTTAGCAAAACCCGGAAGCAGCCGGAGCAGCTGTCATAACATTCCCGAACTGATGGCCGTGAAGTCCTGCGGAGTTTCATCCTCTGCTTCATTGCTGAACGAGAAGGAAGTTCTCGACGGATTCAAGGATTGCCCTGAGATAATCCAGTGCTATGGGGATGGTCACAGTTTTGAAAATGGCGAAAAATTGTATAATGTGTTCTTGGAGTATGCTTCTGGAGGGACTTTAGCAGATAAGCTTAACAATTCATGTGATCATCGGTTGCCGGAAGATGAAGTCCGGCGATATACAAGGGGTATATTAAGAGGGCTAAGACGTGTTCACGAGAATGGTTTTGTTCATTGCGATATTAAGCTTCAAAATATTCTTTTAGGCCAGGACGGGGCAGTAAAGATTGGTGATTTTGGGCTAGCGAAGAAAGATGCAGAGGAAAAGGTGGGGTGTGAATTGAGGGGTACACCTCTGTATATGTCGCCGGAGATGGTAGCGGGAGGTGACCAGTCGTCGCCGGCGGACATATGGGCACTTGGCTGTTTGGTGGCAGAGATGTTTACCGGAGTTCCGGCTTGGAGGTGCTCAGACGTTGCGGCGCTATTGATGAGAATTGGGGTTGGTGATGAGGTGCCTGAGATTCCCGGGAAATTATCGGAGGAGGGAAAAGATTTTGTTGGAAAGTGCTTCGTGAAGGACCCGAAGGAGAGATGGACGGCTGAGATGCTTTTGGATCATCCGTTTGTATGTGATCATGATGATCGGGGTACTGTTACATTCAAAGAAGTTCCTTCAACCTCTCCTAGAAGCGCGTTCGATTTCCCCGATTGGGTGTCGCAACAGTCGTCGCTCACATTCTCAATTACCTCCTTATCCGCGCCGGAATCTCAGTCTTGGGTCGACGGCCCAGAGTTGAATACATTTGACGGGTCATGGTCCAATTCGCCGGCGAAGCGGCTCCAGGGACTAGTTAATGACCACCAACTTGAGTGGTTCGGTTCCGATGATTGGATCACCGTCAGGTGA